The genomic window TCACCTACTACACCGAGATGCTGGCCGAACGCAGGCGCAAGCCGAGCGACGACCTGACCTCCGCGCTGTTGGACGCCGAAATCGACAGCGACACACTGTCCGACGAAGAGATCATCGGATTCCTGTTCCTCATGGTGGTGGCGGGCAACGAGACCACCACGAAGCTGCTCGGTAACGCGCTGTACTGGGGCGCGAAGAACCCGGGGGAGTACGCCAAGGTCGCCGCGCAACCGGCCCATGTGCCGGATTGGGTCGAGGAGACCCTGCGCTACGACACGTCGAGTCAGGTGATCGCGCGCTCGGCCACCGCCGATCTCGAATACCACGGCGGCACCATCCCCACCGGCGCCAAGGTTTTGCTGCTGATCGGTTCCGCCAACCGTGATCCCGCGGTGTTCGACGACGGCGACAGCTTCCGCATCGACCGGCCCGACAAGGCCGGGCTCGCGAGTTTCGGTGCGGGCGTGCACTACTGCCTCGGCGCGCACCTGGCGCGGCTGGAAGCGGCAGTCGCCTTGCGCGAGTTCGCTGCTCGGGTGCGGTCCTATGACGTCGTCGACACGGGAATCGTGCGGGTGCATTCGTCGAACGTGCGCGGCTTCGCGAAACTCCCGATCGTCGCGGAGGTGGGATAGTGCCTCGTTTCGAACCGCACCCGGCTCGCCGCCCCGTTCTGGTCGCCGGAGCCTCCTCCGGTATCGGCGCGGCCACCGCCGCCACGCTGGCCGAGCTCGGGCATCCGGTCGCCCTCGGCGCACGTCGAGTGGACCAGTGTGTGGAGCTGGCGGACAAGATTCGCGCCGATGGTGGCGAAGCCTTCGCGCATCGGCTGGACGTCACCGATGCCGCGTCCATCGAGGAATTCGTGGCCGCGGTCGAAGCGGCGTTGGGCCCCGTCGAGGTGCTCGTCGCCAGCGCCGGGGACATCGAATTCTCGCCGGTGCACGAGATGGATCCGGAGCGGTTCCTACTGCAGGTTCAGGTGCACCTGGTCGGTGCCCACCGGCTGGTACACCGAGTGCTGCCCGGCATGCTCGAACGGCGGCGTGGTGACGTGGTGTTGATCAGCTCGGACTGCGCGCCCGAGCCCCGGCCGCGCACCGGCGCCTACAGCGCCGCCAAGGCCGGCCTGGAGGCCATGGCCAACCAGATGCGAATGGAGCTGGAGGGCACCGGCATTCGCGCGTCGCTCGTGCGCCCCGGCCCCACGCTCACCGGCATGGGCATGAACTCCACCCCGGACGTCATCGGGCCGCTGCTGGCGTCCTGGCAGGACTGGGGTTTCGCCCGGCATCCGAACATGCTGCGCCCGCACGATCTGGCCGCCGCGGTCGCGGCCGTCGTAGCCACCCCGCGCGGTGCGCATCTCGTGCTCGTCGAGGTCCAGCCGGAGGCGCCGTTACGGGACCTCACGAAAGAACAAGACAGGAGCCGACAGTGAGAGTTGTCGCCGATCTGGACCTGTGTCAGGGCCATGCCGTGTGTCAGGACGAGGCGCCGGACGCGTTCCGAGTGCCCAAGCGGGGCAAAGTGGAAATCCTGCTGGACGCCCCGGACGAGGCCGCCCGTGCCGACATCGAACGCGCCGTCCACTACTGCCCGACGCAGGCGTTGTCCATCGTTTCGACGGAAGGTGCACGGTGATGGCGAGTTTCGCACGTGACGAGCTGGACGAGATGGTTCGGCGCTGGGTACTGGAGAACCAGCGCTGCGAGGAAAAAGGGGATTGGAAACCCCTGGCGGACATGTACACCGAGGACGCCACCTACGGCTGGAACTACGGTCCGACGCAGGAATTCATGGCCGTCGGCCGCGAGGAGATCCGGGAACTGGCCCTCGGCCAGGAGATGCGGGGACTAGACGGCTGGACCTACCCGTACCAGGAGTTCGTCATCGACGACCGCAGCGGCACCGTGATCGGCTTCTGGAAGCAGGTGTCGGAGGTGAAACGGCCGGACGGGCGCCACTATTCGCCCGAGGGCATCGGCGGCAGCTGGTTCCGCTACGGCGGCGACTTCCAATGGTCGTGGCAGCGCGACTTTTTCGACTTCGGCAACGTCTCGCACCTGTTCATGGAAATGATCACCCAGAAGGTGCTGCCGCCCGGTATGCAGAAGCGGATCGAACGTGCGGTCGCCGGCCCGCTGCCGGGGTGGTATCCCGTCGGTGCGGCGCCGGCCCCGTTGTGGTGAACGCGATGCCGGTGAGTAACTTCGAGCAGCTGTCGCGGGCACAGCTCGCCGCGCTGCTGCCCGAATTGCTGCTGTGCGGTCATCTGATCGACAGGTCCGGCATGGCGCACACCATCGCGGCCTTCGGCCGGGCGGGCATGACCGCCGTCGCCATCGAGGAGTGGCAGCTGGCCAGCCCGGTCTACACCCGGCGGATGCAGCGAGCGTTCGGCTTCCCCGGTGACGATGTGGCGACCATCTTCAAGGGGTTGCAGCTGGATATCGGTGCGCCGCCGCAATTCATGGATTTCCGGTTCCGCGTCGACGACCGCGACCACGGGGAATTCTGGCTCGACCACTGTGGCGCGCTGCTGGACGTGGAGCCGATGGGGGACGACTTCGTGGTCGCCATGTGCCATGACATCGAGGACCCGACCTTCGACGCTACCGCGCTGGCCACCAATCCGCACGCCCAGGTCCGGCCGATCCATCGGCCGCCGCGCCGACCGGCCGACCGGAAACCGATGTGCGCGTGGACGGTCACCATCGACGCCGCGCACGTTCCGCCGCCGGTGCCGCCGAACGCGGACCTGGTCGCGAACTCGGCCGCCGCGGGTCTGGCGCTGGCCGACATCGACACCGAGGACGACGGACGGTCGAACTACGCGGGCCCGCTGCTGAGTGATCTTCGCTTCGCGGACTTCTCGAAGTCGGCGCTGGTACGCATGGCGGATGAAGTGTGCCTGCAACACCACCTGCTGACTCTCGGCTTTCTGGTCGCGTTGCGCTCCCGCCTCGACCCGGCCGCGGCGATCGAGATCGGCCGCAAGCAATTCGCGGGCATCGCCGGGCTCACGGCCGAACGTCTGCGCAAGGCATTGCAGCTCGGTGACGACCCGGCTTCCCTTGCCACCGTCCTGCGACTGCATCCGGCATGGAATCCGCTGTCCTACACGGGCATCCGCGTCGTGCAGACCGAAGACAGTGTCCGACTGGCGTTTCCACGCGACAGCGGTGCCCAGTCGGACGGCGCATGGCCTGCGCTGATCGATGCCGAACACCTCGCTCCGGTCGACGCGATGGTCCGCGGCGTGAATCCCCGATTCACCGCGCACGCGGTGGATTCCGGCGACGATGAACTGACGGTCGAAATCACCTGTGCCGACCAACCATTTCGCGAATCGTCCGAGGTCGCGCTGACCCGATTCAGCACCGGCGCCGCCTTCGCCTTCACCGACCGCGGCATCCCCCTGCCGCTCACGGTGGTGTGACCAGTATCGAGAGAGTGATTAGCCGTGGCACGTAACTTCGCCGACCTGTTCGAACATTCCGTCGACGCGATGCCCGATCGGGTGGCATTGCTCGAAGGCGATCGCCGCCTGACCTTCGCCGAAGTCGACGCGCGGGCGAATCAGGTGGCCGCGCACCTGACCGCCGCGGGCATCCTGGCGGGCACACATGTCGGATTCCAGCTGCACAACGGCATCGAAACCGTGGAAACGCTGCTCGCCTGCTTCAAGATTCGGGCCGTCCCCATCAATATCAACTACCGCTACGGTGTCGAGGAACTGCGCTACGTCTACGACAACGCGGATCTGCAAGCGCTGGTGTACCACGCCTCCTACGCCCGCGCGGTGCACGAGGCGGCGGGACAGGTCCGTTCGATCCAGCACCGGATCGTGGTGCCCGACGACACCACCGACACGGATCCGCCGGTCGACGCCGTGCACTACGCGGACGCGCTCGCCGGGGGCGCACCGGAGCGCGCCTTCCCGGAACGCAGCGCCGACGACCTGTTCATGATGTACACCGGCGGCACAACGGGCTTGCCGAAGGGCGTGATGTGGCGCCAGGAAGACATGTGGCGGGTACTCGGCGGCGGCATCGACTTCTACACCGGCGTCCCGGTCGCCGACGAATACGAGCAGTCCCGGGTCGGCGCGCAACGGGAGCAGAGCACCTGGTTCGTGCTGCCGCCGCTGATCCACGCGGCCGCCATGATGCCGACGTTCACCGCGCTGTGGTCCGGCAACGCCGTGCTCTTCGAGCCCCGATTCGACCCAGAGCGGGTGTGGCAGGCGGTGGTTCGGCATCGTCCGCAGGTCATGGTGATCACCGGCGACGCCATGGCGCGGCCGTTGATCGACGCCTACCGCGCCCGCCCTGTCGACGCGTCCGGACTGGTGGCCATCGGCTCCGGTGCCGCGCTGCTGTCGCAGCCGGTGAAGAACACTCTGCTGGAACTGTTTCCGTCGCTGGTTATCACCGATTCCATCGGTTCGTCGGAAACCGGTTTCGGCGGAATCGGTTTCGCGCAGAAGGACGACAATCCCGGTCGAGGGCCTAGGGTGCAGACGGGGCGTGGCTCGGTGGTGGTGGACGACGACGGGCGTCCGGTCCGGCCCGGCGAGGAAGGGTGGCTGGCGAAGAGCGGGTCGGTCCCGATCGGCTACTACAAGGACCCGGTGAAGACCGGCAAGCTGTTCAAGACGGTCGACGGCGCACGCATCGTGGTCACCGACGATCGCGCGCGGATGGAGGAGGACGGCTCGGTCACCCTGCTCGGCCGCGGCAACATGGTGGTCAATACCGGCGGCGAGAAGGTGTTCGTCGAAGAGGTCGAGGGCGTGGTCAAGGCCCACGAGGGGATCTACGACGCCGTGGTGATCGGCGTCCCGCACGAGCGGTGGGGATGGCAGGTCGCGGCCGTGGTGTCCGCCACGGGCCCGGTCGATTTCGGCGCGCTGGACAGTTACGTGCGCAAGCACCTCGCCGGTTACAAGGTGCCCAAGAAGATCTGGGTAGCCGACGTCATCGCCCGGGCGCCCAGCGGCAAACCGGACTACCGGTGGGCCAAGGACTACGCGGCACAGCACGCGCCGGACTATCGAGCGGACTGAACCATGAGACCGAGCGAACGCCAGCGACACCCAACAGGAACGTGTTCTAATTCGGAGACAATGTCTGGCCCGATACCTGCGGCGATTCCGCACGTCATGGAGAAGTCCCAATGAGTACTGAGACCAAGAACAGTCCGACGGCAGTCCTGCCCACGCGGATCACCGGAGCACTGATCGAGCGGTTGACCGACCTGGTCGCCGCCGACGGTAACGCCGCACCGTACTCGATGACCGAGGTCTACACCGGCGCCGCGGTCGGTGAGCTCCCGCAGTCCACGCCGGACAACGTGATCGCGGCGGCCTCGACCGCCCGTGCGGCACACCAGGAGTGGGCCGCTTTACCGCTGCGCACCAGGCTGCGTGTCTTCGAGCGGATGCACGAGTTGATCCTGACCGAGGTCGAGACCATCGCCGATCTCATCCAGATCGGCTGCGGCAAGACCCGCCGGATGGCGGTCGAGGAATCCTGCGACGTGCCGATGGTTATCAGCCACTACCTGAAGACCGCGCGCCGCGTGCTGCGCGCGAGGCGGCGCGGCGGTCCGATGCCGATCCTGACCACCTCGACCGAGGAACACCGGCCCAAGGGACTGGTCGCCGTGATCGCGCCGTGGAACTTCCCGTTTGCCATCGCGCTGTCCGACGCCATGCCCGCGCTGATGGCGGGCAACGGCGTAATTCTCAAGCCGGACAACAAGACCGCGTTGTGTGTCCTCTACGGCGTCGAACTGCTGCATCGGGCC from Nocardia iowensis includes these protein-coding regions:
- a CDS encoding cytochrome P450, which translates into the protein MVTAALEPLTFDPYDYRFHEDPYPTYHRLRTEAPLYYNADLDFWALSRHADVTAGFRDSARLSSANGVSLDPAAWGPHAHRVMSFLAMDDPRHLRMRRLVYKGFTPKRVAEMQDRIKELTLSYLEPAVAEGSFDWIDEVAGKLPMDVISELMGVPASDRVEIRRLADLVVHREDGVLDIPPAAVDASIKLLTYYTEMLAERRRKPSDDLTSALLDAEIDSDTLSDEEIIGFLFLMVVAGNETTTKLLGNALYWGAKNPGEYAKVAAQPAHVPDWVEETLRYDTSSQVIARSATADLEYHGGTIPTGAKVLLLIGSANRDPAVFDDGDSFRIDRPDKAGLASFGAGVHYCLGAHLARLEAAVALREFAARVRSYDVVDTGIVRVHSSNVRGFAKLPIVAEVG
- a CDS encoding SDR family oxidoreductase; the protein is MPRFEPHPARRPVLVAGASSGIGAATAATLAELGHPVALGARRVDQCVELADKIRADGGEAFAHRLDVTDAASIEEFVAAVEAALGPVEVLVASAGDIEFSPVHEMDPERFLLQVQVHLVGAHRLVHRVLPGMLERRRGDVVLISSDCAPEPRPRTGAYSAAKAGLEAMANQMRMELEGTGIRASLVRPGPTLTGMGMNSTPDVIGPLLASWQDWGFARHPNMLRPHDLAAAVAAVVATPRGAHLVLVEVQPEAPLRDLTKEQDRSRQ
- a CDS encoding ferredoxin; translation: MRVVADLDLCQGHAVCQDEAPDAFRVPKRGKVEILLDAPDEAARADIERAVHYCPTQALSIVSTEGAR
- a CDS encoding nuclear transport factor 2 family protein, with the protein product MASFARDELDEMVRRWVLENQRCEEKGDWKPLADMYTEDATYGWNYGPTQEFMAVGREEIRELALGQEMRGLDGWTYPYQEFVIDDRSGTVIGFWKQVSEVKRPDGRHYSPEGIGGSWFRYGGDFQWSWQRDFFDFGNVSHLFMEMITQKVLPPGMQKRIERAVAGPLPGWYPVGAAPAPLW
- a CDS encoding acyl-CoA synthetase, which translates into the protein MARNFADLFEHSVDAMPDRVALLEGDRRLTFAEVDARANQVAAHLTAAGILAGTHVGFQLHNGIETVETLLACFKIRAVPININYRYGVEELRYVYDNADLQALVYHASYARAVHEAAGQVRSIQHRIVVPDDTTDTDPPVDAVHYADALAGGAPERAFPERSADDLFMMYTGGTTGLPKGVMWRQEDMWRVLGGGIDFYTGVPVADEYEQSRVGAQREQSTWFVLPPLIHAAAMMPTFTALWSGNAVLFEPRFDPERVWQAVVRHRPQVMVITGDAMARPLIDAYRARPVDASGLVAIGSGAALLSQPVKNTLLELFPSLVITDSIGSSETGFGGIGFAQKDDNPGRGPRVQTGRGSVVVDDDGRPVRPGEEGWLAKSGSVPIGYYKDPVKTGKLFKTVDGARIVVTDDRARMEEDGSVTLLGRGNMVVNTGGEKVFVEEVEGVVKAHEGIYDAVVIGVPHERWGWQVAAVVSATGPVDFGALDSYVRKHLAGYKVPKKIWVADVIARAPSGKPDYRWAKDYAAQHAPDYRAD